The proteins below are encoded in one region of Oncorhynchus tshawytscha isolate Ot180627B linkage group LG04, Otsh_v2.0, whole genome shotgun sequence:
- the LOC112248445 gene encoding coxsackievirus and adenovirus receptor homolog, which yields MVTMRKCLTCSRLQLAVMFVLTVYLNTDVIEGIQITSTGPQTIQKAQGEKVTLGCTFTPDPSDIGELDIEWLNVRPDMTQKDQLILSYSGGKKVHYGDPSLSTRMDFTGAPTLGDASVSISAVKASDTATYQCKVKKVPGVDMRKVTLVVMVPPSMPKCWVEGGEEKGSDVTLRCKSSVGSIPINYVWTRESGGAIPPTATQNSQTGELTIRNHSESYMGNYLCVVLNPVGKVQCKCTLHAYNPSNKAGTIVGAVIGGLLLLLLLLLLIWLLVCCCHKRRYEKEVAHEIREDAPAPESRPASRNSSFRSVLGYRSHPGVVYSSVRKGQPKRTESGHSSIYTDRSKGTSAPSGQQAPSLLKYDSSYGYPV from the exons ATGGTCACTATGCGAAAGTGCCTTACATGCTCAAGACTACAGTTGGCTGTGATGTTTGTGCTAACAGTTTATCTCAACACAG ATGTCATAGAGGGTATTCAGATAACATCCACAGGGCCTCAGACCATTCAAAAAGCCCAGGGGGAGAAAGTCACGCTGGGGTGCACCTTCACCCCTGACCCCTCTGACATAGGAGAACTGGACATTGAGTGGTTGAACGTCCGTCCAGACATGACCCAGAAAGACCAGCTG ATCTTATCTTATTCAGGAGGCAAAAAAGTGCATTATGGGGACCCCAGCTTGTCTACCAGGATGGACTTCACAGGAGCCCCCACACTGGGAGACGCATCCGTCTCCATCTCTGCAGTGAAAGCCTCAGACACAGCCACCTACCAGTGCAAAGTCAAGAAAGTGCCGGGTGTCGACATGCGAAAAGTCACTCTGGTAGTGATGG TTCCACCATCAATGCCTAAGTGCTGGGTTGAAGGTGGCGAGGAGAAGGGGAGCGATGTCACCCTCCGATGCAAGTCCTCCGTGGGATCCATCCCCATCAACTATGTCTGGaccagagagagtggaggggccaTCCCGCCCACAGCAACACAAA actCTCAGACTGGAGAGCTGACGATAAGAAATCACTCAGAGAGCTACATGGGAAACTATCTTTGTGTGGTGTTGAATCCTGTTGGCAAAGTGCAGTGTAAATGCACCCTGCACGCATACAACC CTTCCAACAAGGCAGGAACCATAGTGGGTGCTGTGATTGGTGGCCTGCTACTGTtgctcctcctcctgcttctcaTCTGGCTTCTGGTCTGCTGCTGCCACAAGCGTCGCTATGAGAAGGAGGTTGCCCATGAAATCAG GGAGGATGCCCCAGCCCCAGAGAGTCGCCCCGCCAGCAGGAACTCCAGCTTCCGCTCGGTCCTAGGCTACCGCTCCCACCCAGGGGTGGTCTACAGCTCCGTAAGAAAGGGCCAGCCCAAGAGGACAGAATCAGGCCACAGCAGCATCTACACAGACAGGAGCAAAGGCACGTCCGCCCCCAGCGGGCAGCAGGCCCCTTCTCTGTTGAAATATGACAGCAGTTATGGCTACCCTGTGTAA
- the LOC112249681 gene encoding uncharacterized protein LOC112249681: MQGANKVTIWVITGLMAVLTMFFNLFIFLMSLKSYKQNKHWTPCETIITALSLANGAHQLLCYLWMTMTEIDKDCRLEELFYSLMILTVFSLKFTIMWTTSFLTFYYSTKLVIEPIHCYTKIQEAILKHVTTVVLVIPMCGLSTCLPMLTVLVPENNTSENKDCGSIMPNDTPGMIYNTVYLVLSNILPGVLMVKCCISISVHLGIHLQHMKASTNGSHAPKLGTEMRVIRMTLALVVVFLCFMVVDLYAYYQVTVKKENAILLSFLFTSIYTTFSALVLIYGKKTFWKVLLHSYNVGLDEFPCLSCLKVPETKCKPSSAHTVKH, encoded by the coding sequence ATGCAAGGAGCTAATAAGGTGACTATCTGGGTCATAACTGGCCTGATGGCCGTCCTCACCATGTTCTTCAACCTGTTCATCTTCCTGATGAGCCTGAAGAGCTATAAGCAGAACAAACACTGGACCCCCTGTGAAACCATCATCACAGCCCTGTCCTTGGCCAATGGAGCTCACCAGCTGCTCTGCTATCTCTGGATGACCATGACCGAAATAGACAAAGACTGCCGACTGGAAGAGCTGTTCTACTCCTTAATGATATTGACAGTGTTCAGCCTCAAGTTCACTATCATGTGGACCACCTCCTTCCTGACCTTCTACTACAGCACCAAGCTAGTGATCGAGCCCATCCACTGCTACACCAAGATCCAGGAGGCCATCCTGAAGCACGTCACCACGGTGGTCCTGGTCATCCCTATGTGTGGTCTCAGCACGTGTCTGCCCATGCTGACTGTCCTCGTCCCTGAGAACAATACATCGGAAAACAAGGACTGCGGTTCCATCATGCCTAATGACACCCCTGGCATGATCTATAACACTGTTTATCTAGTCCTCTCTAATATCCTACCAGGAGTTCTGATGGTAAAGTGTTGCATATCCATCTCTGTTCACCTGGGCATCCATCTCCAGCACATGAAGGCCAGTACCAATGGTTCCCACGCACCCAAGCTGGGCACTGAGATGCGGGTGATACGCATGACCCTCGCCCTGGTGGTTGTTTTCCTCTGTTTCATGGTGGTTGATCTATATGCGTACTATCAGGTGACGGTGAAGAAAGAGAATGCTATTCTGCTCTCTTTTCTCTTCACCTCCATCTATACCACTTTCAGTGCCTTGGTTCTTATCTACGGTAAGAAgacattctggaaggttctcctccACTCTTACAATGTCGGCCTGGATGAGTTTCCCTGTCTGTCCTGCCTAAAGGTGCCAGAGACCAAATGCAAACCCAGCTCTGCTCACACAGTCAAACACTGA